The Scyliorhinus torazame isolate Kashiwa2021f chromosome 7, sScyTor2.1, whole genome shotgun sequence genome has a window encoding:
- the LOC140427195 gene encoding protocadherin-10-like isoform X2 has protein sequence MANTLSSRASFIFLLCISGLVSGQIRYSIPEELEYGAVVGNIVEDLSRNAGELSGRNVRLVSDNRRQYIEVNLENGILFINERIDREQLCRQSPSCSISFQVMLENPSEMRRIAVEILDINDNAPSFSKDEYSLWIIEVIAPGTRLPLESAHDPDVGTNAISTYQISPNEHFGLRVQTRNDGTKSAELLLEKPLDREQQSAFYLVLTATDGGVPQKSATTRIVVNIGDANDNAPVFDHETYRTSVLENTPKGTLVIKLNAVDLDEGTHAELTYSFTSHVSRKARELFTLDSITGEVRVEGVLDFEESHMYELDVEAVDPYPMAGHAKVMVGLIDVNDNAPKIEVTSISSTVPEDAQPGTVIATISVTDADSTENGQVKCELALDIPFKFENSFSNNYKLVTSGDLNREVTPLYNISIRARDKGSPPLQTIKNIMVTVSDVNDNSPRFTQSSYNVFVMENNLPGASIFTVTASDSDLDHNGDVSYLMLENNIKYPSASPHIMIDLKSGDINTVLSFDYELLKIFQIIVQAQDGGSPSLSSTATVNVIILDQNDNAPIIVSPLAWNSSSAVEILRQSIIPGYMIAKVLVGLSSLCLKQKAQLTFSEQQLEDKPNNGEWK, from the exons ATGGCGAATACACTGAGCAGCCGGGCGTCTTTCATTTTCCTGCTCTGTATATCGGGCCTGGTTTCAGGACAAATTCGTTACTCGATTCCCGAGGAGCTGGAGTACGGGGCCGTTGTTGGGAACATCGTTGAGGATTTAAGCCGAAACGCTGGAGAATTATCGGGCCGCAATGTTCGACTGGTCTCCGACAACAGAAGGCAATACATTGAGGTAaatctggaaaatgggattttatTTATTAATGAAAGAATCGACAGAGAACAGCTTTGTAGACAAAGCCCTAGCTGTTCAATTTCGTTTCAGGTAATGCTGGAAAATCCTTCGGAAATGCGCCGCATTGCAGTTGAAATACTAGATATAAATGATAATGCGCCTAGTTTTTCAAAGGATGAATATTCTTTATGGATTATTGAGGTAATTGCGCCAGGCACGCGTTTGCCTCTCGAGAGCGCGCACGATCCAGACGTCGGCACAAATGCAATCAGCACTTACCAGATCAGCCCAAACGAACACTTCGGCCTCAGAGTTCAGACAAGAAATGATGGAACTAAAAGTGCGGAATTGCTCTTGGAGAAACCTTTGGACCGCGAACAACAGTCAGCGTTTTATCTTGTGCTGACTGCAACTGACGGCGGTGTTCCCCAGAAATCTGCAACTACTCGGATTGTTGTTAATATTGGGGATGCGAATGACAACGCACCAGTATTTGATCATGAAACATACAGAACCAGTGTTCTAGAAAACACCCCTAAAGGTACGTTAGTGATAAAACTGAATGCTGTTGATTTAGATGAAGGTACACACGCTGAGCTAACATATTCTTTCACCAGCCACGTTTCGCGAAAGGCTCGCGAATTGTTCACACTGGACTCGATAACTGGAGAGGTAAGAGTTGAAGGAGTATTAGATTTTGAAGAATCACATATGTATGAACTTGATGTTGAAGCTGTGGATCCTTATCCAATGGCAGGACATGCCAAAGTTATGGTCGGATTAATTGATGTGAATGATAACGCCCCGAAGATTGAAGTGACGTCGATATCCAGTACAGTGCCGGAAGATGCGCAGCCGGGGACTGTGATAGCTACAATCAGTGTAACGGATGCAGACTCCACTGAAAATGGACAGGTTAAATGTGAACTTGCCTTGGATATACCGTTTAAGTTTGAGAACTCTTTCAGCAATAACTATAAATTAGTTACAAGTGGTGATTTGAATCGGGAAGTGACCCCGCTCTACAATATATCAATCAGGGCTCGGGACAAAGGATCTCCGCCTCTTCAAACAATAAAAAATATAATGGTGACAGTCTCTGATGTAAATGACAATTCTCCAAGGTTTACACAATCCTCCTATAACGTGTTTGTGATGGAAAACAATTTGCCCGGCGCTTCTATTTTTACAGTTACCGCTTCAGATTCAGATCTGGATCATAATGGAGATGTTTCCTACCTTATGTTGGAAAACAATATAAAATATCCATCTGCATCTCCTCATATTATGATTGACTTGAAGAGTGGGGACATCAATACAGTACTTTCATTTGATTATGAACTGCTGAAAATTTTCCAGATCATCGTTCAAGCTCAAGACGGCGGATCTCCATCCTTGAGCAGCACTGCCACTGTGAATGTTATCATCTTGGATCAAAACGACAATGCTCCAATTATTGTTTCACCTTTGGCTTGGAACAGTTCCTCGGCCGTGGAGATTCTGCGCCAATCCATAATCCCGGGGTATATGATCGCCAAG GTCCTGGTCGGCTTATCAAGTTTGTGTTTAAAGCAGAAAGCACAACTTACATTTTCTGAGCAG CAACTTGAAGATAAGCCAAACAATGGAGAATGGAAATAA
- the LOC140427195 gene encoding protocadherin-10-like isoform X1 — translation MANTLSSRASFIFLLCISGLVSGQIRYSIPEELEYGAVVGNIVEDLSRNAGELSGRNVRLVSDNRRQYIEVNLENGILFINERIDREQLCRQSPSCSISFQVMLENPSEMRRIAVEILDINDNAPSFSKDEYSLWIIEVIAPGTRLPLESAHDPDVGTNAISTYQISPNEHFGLRVQTRNDGTKSAELLLEKPLDREQQSAFYLVLTATDGGVPQKSATTRIVVNIGDANDNAPVFDHETYRTSVLENTPKGTLVIKLNAVDLDEGTHAELTYSFTSHVSRKARELFTLDSITGEVRVEGVLDFEESHMYELDVEAVDPYPMAGHAKVMVGLIDVNDNAPKIEVTSISSTVPEDAQPGTVIATISVTDADSTENGQVKCELALDIPFKFENSFSNNYKLVTSGDLNREVTPLYNISIRARDKGSPPLQTIKNIMVTVSDVNDNSPRFTQSSYNVFVMENNLPGASIFTVTASDSDLDHNGDVSYLMLENNIKYPSASPHIMIDLKSGDINTVLSFDYELLKIFQIIVQAQDGGSPSLSSTATVNVIILDQNDNAPIIVSPLAWNSSSAVEILRQSIIPGYMIAKVIATDADSGQNMRLSFQILAATDASLFSLDRLSGEIRAARRFREHDSTIHRVIIQVKDNGQPSLSSTATIFVSILRNVIENDSVQSHQPRSPGQLSDLNAYLIIMFGSTSFIFLAIIIFLVVLKCKQNRNANYYRSTSCCCCMRRNSNEVFNRRAVPKESACYSGRQTLPISDRRQYTICLAPESPKSDFLFLKPCESTLPMNDLNVRGSSVRKL, via the coding sequence ATGGCGAATACACTGAGCAGCCGGGCGTCTTTCATTTTCCTGCTCTGTATATCGGGCCTGGTTTCAGGACAAATTCGTTACTCGATTCCCGAGGAGCTGGAGTACGGGGCCGTTGTTGGGAACATCGTTGAGGATTTAAGCCGAAACGCTGGAGAATTATCGGGCCGCAATGTTCGACTGGTCTCCGACAACAGAAGGCAATACATTGAGGTAaatctggaaaatgggattttatTTATTAATGAAAGAATCGACAGAGAACAGCTTTGTAGACAAAGCCCTAGCTGTTCAATTTCGTTTCAGGTAATGCTGGAAAATCCTTCGGAAATGCGCCGCATTGCAGTTGAAATACTAGATATAAATGATAATGCGCCTAGTTTTTCAAAGGATGAATATTCTTTATGGATTATTGAGGTAATTGCGCCAGGCACGCGTTTGCCTCTCGAGAGCGCGCACGATCCAGACGTCGGCACAAATGCAATCAGCACTTACCAGATCAGCCCAAACGAACACTTCGGCCTCAGAGTTCAGACAAGAAATGATGGAACTAAAAGTGCGGAATTGCTCTTGGAGAAACCTTTGGACCGCGAACAACAGTCAGCGTTTTATCTTGTGCTGACTGCAACTGACGGCGGTGTTCCCCAGAAATCTGCAACTACTCGGATTGTTGTTAATATTGGGGATGCGAATGACAACGCACCAGTATTTGATCATGAAACATACAGAACCAGTGTTCTAGAAAACACCCCTAAAGGTACGTTAGTGATAAAACTGAATGCTGTTGATTTAGATGAAGGTACACACGCTGAGCTAACATATTCTTTCACCAGCCACGTTTCGCGAAAGGCTCGCGAATTGTTCACACTGGACTCGATAACTGGAGAGGTAAGAGTTGAAGGAGTATTAGATTTTGAAGAATCACATATGTATGAACTTGATGTTGAAGCTGTGGATCCTTATCCAATGGCAGGACATGCCAAAGTTATGGTCGGATTAATTGATGTGAATGATAACGCCCCGAAGATTGAAGTGACGTCGATATCCAGTACAGTGCCGGAAGATGCGCAGCCGGGGACTGTGATAGCTACAATCAGTGTAACGGATGCAGACTCCACTGAAAATGGACAGGTTAAATGTGAACTTGCCTTGGATATACCGTTTAAGTTTGAGAACTCTTTCAGCAATAACTATAAATTAGTTACAAGTGGTGATTTGAATCGGGAAGTGACCCCGCTCTACAATATATCAATCAGGGCTCGGGACAAAGGATCTCCGCCTCTTCAAACAATAAAAAATATAATGGTGACAGTCTCTGATGTAAATGACAATTCTCCAAGGTTTACACAATCCTCCTATAACGTGTTTGTGATGGAAAACAATTTGCCCGGCGCTTCTATTTTTACAGTTACCGCTTCAGATTCAGATCTGGATCATAATGGAGATGTTTCCTACCTTATGTTGGAAAACAATATAAAATATCCATCTGCATCTCCTCATATTATGATTGACTTGAAGAGTGGGGACATCAATACAGTACTTTCATTTGATTATGAACTGCTGAAAATTTTCCAGATCATCGTTCAAGCTCAAGACGGCGGATCTCCATCCTTGAGCAGCACTGCCACTGTGAATGTTATCATCTTGGATCAAAACGACAATGCTCCAATTATTGTTTCACCTTTGGCTTGGAACAGTTCCTCGGCCGTGGAGATTCTGCGCCAATCCATAATCCCGGGGTATATGATCGCCAAGGTAATCGCAACTGATGCGGATTCTGGACAGAATATGCGTCTTTCCTTCCAAATTCTGGCGGCCACTGACGCCAGTCTCTTCAGTCTGGACCGACTCTCTGGAGAAATCAGAGCTGCGCGACGTTTTAGGGAGCATGACTCCACCATACATCGAGTTATAATCCAGGTGAAGGATAATGGGCAGCCCAGTCTCTCCAGCACAGCTACAATCTTCGTTTCGATCTTACGCAATGTTATTGAAAATGACTCGGTGCAGAGTCACCAGCCCAGAAGTCCTGGACAATTATCTGATCTGAATGCTTATTTAATCATCATGTTTGGCTCAACGTCCTTCATATTTCTTGCAATAATCATTTTCCTGGTGGTCCTGAAGTGCAAACAGAACAGGAATGCAAATTATTACCGCTCCACAAGTTGTTGTTGCTGCATGCGGAGGAATTCGAATGAGGTCTTTAATCGGAGAGCTGTCCCCAAAGAAAGTGCATGTTATTCTGGCCGTCAGACGCTTCCCATTTCTGACCGACGTCAGTACACGATCTGTTTAGCTCCAGAATCACCCAAAAGTGATTTCCTGTTCCTAAAACCATGCGAATCAACTTTACCGATGAATGATTTGAACGTTCGTGGCAGCAGCGTGAGAAAATTATAG